The Vicia villosa cultivar HV-30 ecotype Madison, WI linkage group LG1, Vvil1.0, whole genome shotgun sequence genome includes a region encoding these proteins:
- the LOC131603556 gene encoding adenylate isopentenyltransferase 5, chloroplastic-like: MMNIFSVSAAVSSACKPMVRFQPPLMDNDNLRFQQHRKEKVVVVMGATGTGKSKLAIDLANHFPPAEIINSDKMQVYKGLDITTNKVTEEECRGVPHHLLGTIDPDSSYAMDEFCEDATLAIGSILGRDGLPIIAGGSNSFIEGLVNHHHEFRMKYECCFLWVDVSIPVLHSSLSARVDRMIEAGQVNEVREFFNQKDFDYDYTRGIRRAIGVPEFDEFFRAESEGVTDGRTMKKLLEVAIDALKVNNCMLASKQVKKIHRLYGMWKRNMHRLDATEVVLKEDNWEDRVLAKSLRIVHKFLYEDCSRVTSGGNGGGGNGGVIVPAKIASVAGVTH, translated from the coding sequence atgatgaatataTTTTCGGTGTCTGCTGCTGTTTCTTCTGCTTGCAAGCCTATGGTGAGATTCCAACCGCCACTAATGGATAATGATAATTTAAGGTTTCAACAACATCGTAAAGAGAAAGTTGTCGTTGTCATGGGTGCTACCGGAACCGGGAAATCCAAGTTGGCTATAGACTTAGCAAACCATTTTCCACCGGCAGAGATTATCAACTCCGACAAAATGCAAGTGTACAAAGGACTTGACATCACAACAAACAAAGTCACCGAGGAAGAGTGTCGTGGGGTGCCACATCATTTACTTGGAACTATTGATCCTGATTCGAGTTACGCAATGGACGAGTTTTGCGAAGACGCGACTCTCGCTATTGGTTCTATTCTGGGGAGAGACGGGTTACCTATTATAGCAGGTGGGTCGAATTCGTTCATTGAAGGCTTGGTTAATCACCACCATGAGTTTCGTATGAAGTACGAGTGTTGTTTTCTCTGGGTGGATGTTTCTATTCCGGTGCTTCATTCGTCTTTATCGGCACGCGTGGATCGCATGATTGAAGCGGGTCAAGTTAATGAAGTTCGTGAGTTTTTCAACCAAAAAGATTTTGATTATGATTATACAAGAGGGATACGAAGAGCCATTGGAGTACCTGAGTTTGACGAGTTTTTTAGAGCGGAGTCAGAAGGTGTAACAGATGGAAGAACTATGAAGAAGCTTCTAGAAGTCGCTATTGATGCTCTTAAAGTGAATAACTGTATGCTTGCGAGTAAACAAGTGAAGAAGATTCATAGGCTTTATGGTATGTGGAAGAGGAACATGCACCGTCTTGATGCTACGGAGGTTGTTCTTAAGGAAGATAATTGGGAGGATCGTGTGTTGGCGAAGAGTCTTAGGATTGTTCATAAGTTTCTATACGAGGATTGTTCACGTGTCACAAGTGGTGGTAATGGTGGTGGTGGTAATGGTGGTGTTATTGTGCCTGCAAAAATTGCGAGTGTGGCAGGGGTAACCCATTAG
- the LOC131600620 gene encoding uncharacterized protein LOC131600620, which yields MKIKTLEEKMLEGEQPKLILYTQEDDDSLSSLEIFFKGLIGLEFLKELLIVISLKGQVEKEEQEKQEEEKEKSEQNEESNREEVVAKDSGEEIEKEAEKDVAVEDDDPMEAMQDLVMTEEDNPNKETQEKSAEP from the exons ATGAAGATCAAGACTTTAGAAGAAAAGATGTTGGAAGGTGAACAACCAAAATTGAT TCTGTATACTCAAGAAGACGATGATAGTTTGTCATCATTGGAAATCTTCTTTAAGGGACTAATTGGGTTAGAATTCTTAAAGGAGTTATTGATTGTTATATCTCTTAAGGGACAa GTGGAAAAGGAAGAACAAGAAAAACAAGAAGAGGAAAAAGAGAAAAGTGAGCAGAACGAGGAAAGTAACAGAGAAGAAGTTGTTGCTAAAGATTCAGGAGAGGAAATAGAGAAAGAGGCTGAAAAGGATGTGGCTGTTGAAGACGATGATCCAATGGAAGCTATGCAAGACCTAGTTATGACAGAAGAGGACAACCCCAACAAAGAAACACAAGAGAAATCTGCCGAGCCATAA